In Paenibacillus guangzhouensis, a single window of DNA contains:
- a CDS encoding phosphatase PAP2 family protein: MKVRKTPLYLTLLGLIAAIFVAYFVTTERISAFDEAIIHAVQGQESPFWTAFAKFCALIGSSIPVIVISIITMLFLYFGLKHREELILFVIVVGGSALLNVVLKGLFTRERPTIHRILEETGYSFPSGHAMAAFSLYGVIVFLLWKHIRPRWGRTILLIIGALIIAMIGISRVYAGVHYPSDVLAGYLVSGSWLAFWIYWYQWYRERRATGK; this comes from the coding sequence ATGAAAGTACGAAAGACGCCATTGTATCTCACACTCTTGGGACTAATTGCAGCGATTTTCGTGGCGTATTTCGTAACGACGGAGCGTATCTCCGCATTCGATGAGGCGATTATTCATGCAGTACAAGGGCAGGAGTCGCCTTTTTGGACGGCATTTGCGAAGTTCTGTGCCTTGATCGGGTCGTCGATACCAGTCATTGTCATTTCAATCATTACCATGTTATTCCTCTATTTTGGTCTCAAGCATCGCGAAGAATTGATTCTTTTTGTTATCGTCGTGGGCGGATCGGCATTACTTAATGTCGTGCTAAAAGGATTATTCACCCGCGAACGCCCGACTATTCATCGTATCTTAGAGGAAACGGGCTATAGTTTTCCTTCGGGTCATGCAATGGCTGCCTTTTCGTTATATGGGGTCATTGTATTCCTGCTCTGGAAGCATATTCGGCCGAGATGGGGACGTACAATTCTGTTAATTATTGGTGCTCTGATCATTGCGATGATCGGGATTAGCCGTGTCTATGCAGGTGTCCATTATCCAAGCGATGTGCTTGCTGGCTACCTTGTATCAGGCAGTTGGCTTGCGTTCTGGATCTATTGGTACCAGTGGTATCGGGAAAGACGAGCTACTGGAAAATAA
- a CDS encoding cobyric acid synthase translates to MASVRPKARTIMLQGTASDVGKSIVTTALCRILKQDGWKVTPYKSQNMALNSYVTMDGKEIGRAQGVQAEACEIPATTDMNPILIKPMKEMNAQIVVHGKPYTQLSARDYRSEFLPFAKTTVVDALERLRAEYEVVVIEGAGSPAEINLKQNDIVNMNLAAWAEAPVLLVADIDRGGVFASLVGTLELLEPHERDRVKGFIINKFRGDLSLLQPGLDWLEERTGIPVVGVLPYLTNIDIEQEDSVVLDAYKGKALGDNEAYELDLAVIRYPRISNFTDIDALVAEQDVRVRYVQSLAELGTPDGIILPGTKNTLEDLRFLRESGLADAILTFIQDDGADGEACCTIVGICGGYQMLGQQLLDPHGVEGEAGSDAAGLGLLPLQTTFYAEKKTERVQGVIDCSHPQWSRGNGTPITGYEIHMGQTIRMDGKQEDVYPLFQMTDGEEGLTSVNGQVWGTYLHGIFHNDIFRRQWLNQMRIRKGLQPIEEIIPIADRQQMAFDRLAEETRKAMNIALIYEIAGLSERAAK, encoded by the coding sequence ATGGCTAGTGTTCGACCCAAAGCAAGAACCATTATGCTGCAGGGGACGGCATCTGATGTAGGCAAGAGCATTGTGACGACCGCATTATGCCGGATATTGAAGCAAGATGGCTGGAAGGTGACCCCGTATAAATCGCAGAACATGGCGCTGAATTCGTACGTGACGATGGATGGCAAAGAAATCGGGCGAGCGCAAGGCGTACAAGCGGAAGCGTGTGAGATTCCGGCGACGACCGATATGAACCCGATCCTCATCAAGCCGATGAAGGAGATGAACGCGCAGATCGTTGTTCATGGCAAACCTTATACGCAATTAAGTGCTCGTGATTATCGGTCGGAGTTTCTTCCTTTTGCCAAAACGACGGTGGTCGACGCGCTTGAACGGTTACGGGCAGAATACGAAGTCGTTGTCATTGAAGGCGCAGGCAGTCCGGCTGAGATTAATCTGAAGCAAAATGATATCGTGAACATGAATCTGGCCGCATGGGCGGAAGCGCCTGTCTTGCTCGTGGCGGATATCGATCGCGGCGGTGTCTTTGCTTCGCTGGTAGGCACATTGGAGCTCTTAGAGCCGCATGAGCGTGATCGCGTCAAAGGCTTCATCATTAACAAATTCCGCGGCGACCTCAGCTTATTGCAGCCGGGTCTGGACTGGCTGGAAGAGCGGACAGGCATTCCCGTGGTTGGTGTGCTGCCTTACCTGACAAATATCGATATTGAGCAGGAGGATTCAGTCGTACTGGATGCATATAAAGGGAAGGCACTCGGGGACAATGAAGCATATGAACTCGATCTTGCCGTGATCCGATATCCTCGAATCTCGAACTTTACCGATATTGACGCATTAGTTGCAGAGCAAGATGTGCGCGTCCGGTATGTGCAATCGCTCGCTGAGCTTGGAACGCCGGATGGCATCATTTTACCGGGAACGAAAAATACGCTGGAGGATTTGCGATTCTTGCGCGAATCTGGCCTTGCTGACGCCATTCTGACCTTCATTCAGGATGATGGAGCGGATGGTGAAGCATGCTGTACGATCGTCGGTATTTGCGGCGGTTATCAGATGCTAGGGCAGCAGCTTCTTGATCCGCATGGTGTGGAGGGAGAAGCGGGTTCCGACGCTGCTGGGCTAGGACTGCTTCCATTACAGACGACCTTCTATGCCGAGAAGAAGACAGAGCGGGTTCAAGGCGTTATCGATTGTTCACATCCGCAGTGGAGCCGTGGCAACGGCACGCCGATTACCGGCTATGAGATCCACATGGGGCAGACAATAAGAATGGATGGCAAGCAGGAGGACGTCTATCCACTATTCCAGATGACGGACGGCGAAGAAGGCTTAACTTCGGTGAACGGTCAAGTATGGGGCACATATTTGCATGGTATCTTCCATAATGATATTTTTCGTCGGCAGTGGCTTAATCAGATGCGCATACGCAAAGGATTGCAACCGATTGAGGAGATCATCCCTATTGCAGATCGACAGCAAATGGCTTTTGATCGATTGGCCGAGGAAACGCGAAAAGCGATGAATATCGCATTAATCTATGAGATTGCTGGCCTATCCGAGCGGGCGGCCAAGTAA
- the cobS gene encoding adenosylcobinamide-GDP ribazoletransferase, which translates to MKRALQACVAAFQFLSRLPLPIPITYTKEVFARSVVFYPLVGAVLGGLILGFGYGGSLLFPLVLTAVLTLIWTVSLTGALHLDGLMDTADGILSHRPREQMLEIMKDSRVGAMGVIVCILAMLLKGAIFYSLLEESWSWIIVLPFIWSRWFMVIAITAFPYAQKDSGLGSYFKGVGAKHITGATFMAVVISVLIWLLASVTGGAGTIVLSDGLSILWMGIGALLLGMLMARSMAKKLGGLTGDTYGALNECLEILLLLICTLIV; encoded by the coding sequence ATGAAGCGAGCACTGCAAGCGTGTGTAGCGGCATTTCAATTCTTATCCCGGCTGCCGCTTCCGATTCCTATTACCTATACCAAAGAGGTGTTCGCACGCAGCGTCGTGTTCTATCCGCTCGTTGGCGCCGTCCTTGGCGGGCTGATCTTAGGCTTCGGCTATGGCGGTTCGCTGCTCTTCCCTCTTGTTCTTACGGCCGTCCTGACCTTGATCTGGACGGTTTCTTTGACTGGGGCGCTGCATCTCGACGGGCTTATGGATACGGCTGACGGGATTCTAAGTCATCGGCCAAGGGAGCAAATGCTTGAGATTATGAAGGACAGCCGCGTAGGTGCGATGGGGGTCATCGTCTGTATTCTTGCCATGCTGCTGAAAGGTGCTATTTTCTATAGCTTATTAGAGGAGAGTTGGTCCTGGATCATCGTCCTGCCCTTTATATGGAGTCGATGGTTCATGGTGATAGCGATAACCGCTTTCCCCTATGCACAGAAGGATTCAGGGCTAGGCAGTTATTTTAAAGGCGTCGGGGCGAAGCATATCACAGGAGCTACATTCATGGCTGTTGTGATCTCAGTCTTGATCTGGCTCTTGGCTTCTGTAACAGGCGGCGCAGGGACGATCGTGCTATCCGATGGGCTCTCGATTCTGTGGATGGGGATCGGGGCGCTATTGCTTGGCATGCTCATGGCGAGGTCGATGGCAAAGAAGCTTGGAGGACTAACCGGCGATACCTATGGTGCGTTGAACGAATGTCTGGAAATTCTGTTGTTACTAATATGTACGTTAATCGTATAG
- the cobU gene encoding bifunctional adenosylcobinamide kinase/adenosylcobinamide-phosphate guanylyltransferase — translation MPILVTGGARSGKSSFAERLCAMYGDRGIYIATAQLYDDEMRERVAMHRAERDQAAFEWKTMEEPYELIALLSDLEGSKMILVDCLTLWLSNILLRCEADPNANELVKQQIDQLVELVRHYAGTLIFVTNEVGSGIVPEYPLGRQYRDLAGYMNRKLAEVCEQVYLVTAGIPIELKSRAAQL, via the coding sequence ATGCCGATTCTGGTTACGGGCGGTGCGCGAAGCGGGAAGAGTTCCTTCGCTGAGAGGCTCTGCGCTATGTATGGTGATCGCGGAATCTATATCGCGACGGCGCAGCTGTATGATGATGAGATGCGTGAGCGGGTTGCCATGCATCGCGCAGAGCGGGATCAAGCAGCTTTTGAATGGAAGACGATGGAGGAGCCGTACGAGTTGATCGCATTGCTGAGTGACCTCGAAGGGTCGAAGATGATTCTCGTGGATTGCTTGACCCTGTGGCTCTCGAATATTCTGCTGCGCTGTGAGGCAGATCCAAATGCGAACGAGCTTGTGAAGCAGCAGATTGACCAGCTCGTGGAGCTGGTTCGTCATTATGCAGGCACGTTAATCTTCGTGACGAACGAGGTAGGCAGCGGCATTGTGCCGGAATATCCGCTTGGCCGGCAGTATCGTGATCTCGCCGGCTATATGAACCGGAAGCTCGCGGAGGTCTGTGAGCAAGTATATCTGGTGACAGCGGGCATCCCGATTGAACTCAAGAGCAGGGCGGCTCAGCTATGA
- the cobT gene encoding nicotinate-nucleotide--dimethylbenzimidazole phosphoribosyltransferase: MKERLEQLIAHIEPLDGQLVEDALQHLDQLTKPPGSLGKLEQIAAQVAGITGELHPAFAKKAVIVMAGDHGVCEEGISAFPAEVTPQMVYNFLNGGAAVNVLARHAGADVICVDIGVNADLAHPQLVSRKVRKGTANMAKGPAMTQDEAIQAILTGAEIVEAYVAKGYSIFATGEMGIGNTTASAAILSVLTGMSSEETVGRGTGIDDERMLHKQAVVRQAIQVNRPNAKDALDVLAKVGGLEIAGLVGVILGAARHQCPVVIDGFISSAAALIASRIEPLASGYMIGSHLSQEQGHESLLEEIGLTPVLQLDMRLGEGTGAVLAFTLIDAATKIMREMATFASAGISSGEDAAE; this comes from the coding sequence ATGAAAGAACGATTGGAACAACTCATTGCCCATATTGAACCGTTAGATGGACAGTTGGTGGAGGATGCGTTGCAGCATCTGGATCAATTGACGAAGCCGCCAGGCAGCCTAGGCAAACTGGAACAGATTGCAGCACAGGTTGCCGGCATTACAGGTGAACTGCATCCTGCATTTGCGAAGAAAGCCGTCATTGTCATGGCAGGCGATCATGGGGTGTGCGAAGAGGGCATTAGTGCATTCCCTGCCGAAGTGACGCCGCAGATGGTCTACAACTTCTTAAACGGCGGTGCCGCTGTGAACGTATTGGCGCGTCATGCTGGGGCAGACGTCATATGCGTCGATATCGGCGTGAATGCTGATTTGGCGCACCCGCAGCTCGTCTCCCGCAAAGTTCGCAAAGGCACAGCCAATATGGCTAAAGGTCCGGCCATGACCCAAGATGAAGCGATTCAAGCGATCCTCACAGGGGCTGAGATCGTGGAGGCATATGTGGCGAAGGGGTATAGCATCTTTGCGACAGGCGAGATGGGGATTGGGAATACGACGGCGAGCGCTGCCATTCTTAGCGTGCTGACGGGCATGTCTTCTGAAGAGACGGTTGGCCGCGGAACCGGCATCGATGATGAACGGATGTTACATAAGCAAGCCGTTGTACGTCAAGCCATTCAAGTGAATCGTCCGAATGCGAAGGACGCGCTGGATGTTCTGGCGAAGGTCGGTGGACTAGAAATCGCAGGATTGGTCGGCGTGATCCTGGGTGCAGCAAGACATCAATGCCCGGTAGTGATCGATGGGTTCATCTCTTCGGCAGCAGCGCTTATCGCGAGCCGGATCGAACCGTTAGCAAGCGGCTATATGATTGGATCGCATTTATCTCAAGAACAAGGGCACGAGAGCTTGCTCGAGGAAATCGGATTAACGCCAGTGCTTCAATTGGACATGCGGCTTGGCGAAGGAACAGGCGCTGTATTGGCCTTTACGCTAATCGATGCGGCGACCAAAATTATGCGTGAAATGGCGACGTTTGCCAGTGCCGGCATAAGCTCGGGCGAAGACGCGGCGGAATAA
- a CDS encoding ABC transporter ATP-binding protein, whose translation MIRVEHVDKHYGAAKVLQDIHFEVEPGTCLGIIGPNGSGKSTLLQCISGVEPTSAGEIVIRNKSLSAYSRKALSQHLAVLQQESLPPVGYSVQEVLEMGRFPFQNWLGQDQTDASTLIGGIAEQLNLAQLLDRPLHELSGGQRQRVALGKVMVQQPEILLLDEPTTYLDIRYQLQFMDYVRKWQRECGLTIIAVLHDLNLAAQYCDQLLVLHGGRQVAIGEPSEILSRERVHEVFGTEPIIIPHPVNGAPQILLQPESHETLGSENK comes from the coding sequence ATGATCCGAGTCGAACATGTAGATAAGCATTATGGGGCTGCGAAGGTGCTGCAGGATATTCATTTTGAAGTTGAGCCTGGAACCTGCCTTGGCATTATCGGTCCGAATGGAAGCGGGAAATCAACGCTGCTGCAGTGTATATCCGGGGTAGAGCCGACATCAGCGGGTGAGATTGTTATCCGCAACAAGTCTTTATCGGCGTATTCGCGGAAAGCCCTGTCCCAGCATCTAGCCGTGCTGCAGCAGGAATCGCTGCCGCCTGTCGGATATTCGGTGCAGGAGGTGCTGGAGATGGGGCGGTTCCCATTCCAGAATTGGCTTGGCCAAGATCAGACGGACGCATCGACGCTCATTGGCGGCATCGCAGAGCAATTGAACCTCGCACAGCTGTTGGATCGGCCCCTTCATGAACTCAGCGGGGGACAACGGCAGCGTGTCGCCCTCGGCAAAGTGATGGTGCAGCAACCCGAAATTCTGCTGCTGGATGAACCAACGACGTATTTGGATATTCGGTATCAGCTGCAATTCATGGATTATGTGCGAAAGTGGCAGCGTGAATGCGGATTAACGATCATCGCCGTCCTTCATGATCTGAACTTAGCGGCGCAATATTGTGATCAATTGCTGGTGCTGCATGGCGGCAGACAGGTTGCCATCGGCGAACCGAGTGAAATCTTAAGCCGGGAGCGTGTCCATGAAGTCTTCGGCACGGAACCGATTATTATTCCGCATCCCGTGAATGGGGCGCCGCAAATCTTGCTTCAACCGGAATCCCATGAGACACTAGGAAGTGAAAACAAATAG
- a CDS encoding FecCD family ABC transporter permease codes for MNRTGLLWGGGGILLLLFTICVSATIGSVHIPLQQIPAILLHQIPWFQDMIPKTWPSSYDQILLKVRIPRIAIGVLVGACLSLSGAAFQGVLRNPLADPYTLGVSSGASVGAAFMIYFGIQYSLVGQWSVPIVAFTTGVLTLWVVMRLAQDEGKIPTERLILAGVVMQAFLGAFVSLLVALSDKTINEIMFWLMGSLSLRGWAYTAVLGPYLAIGFIIVMSYARTMNILALGEREAAHLGIRVDRTKMIILLTATFMTAAAVSVSGVIGFVGLIVPHMIRLLVGSNYRLIVPLSAIGGGIYMVIADTLARSVLAPTEIPLGVVTAFIGAPFFAYLLHRNKKTRRGRFS; via the coding sequence ATTTGCGTCTCGGCTACCATTGGCTCAGTGCATATTCCGCTGCAGCAAATTCCAGCCATTCTGCTGCATCAGATCCCATGGTTCCAAGATATGATTCCGAAGACATGGCCCTCTTCCTATGATCAGATCTTATTGAAGGTGAGGATTCCTCGCATCGCGATTGGCGTATTGGTAGGGGCTTGTCTGTCCCTATCCGGTGCGGCATTTCAGGGTGTTCTCCGTAATCCGCTTGCGGATCCTTACACGCTTGGCGTATCTTCCGGCGCTTCCGTTGGCGCGGCGTTTATGATCTATTTTGGCATCCAATACTCGCTTGTTGGCCAGTGGTCGGTCCCGATCGTCGCTTTCACGACAGGTGTTCTAACGTTATGGGTTGTCATGCGGCTTGCGCAGGATGAAGGCAAAATTCCAACGGAACGGCTTATCCTCGCTGGTGTCGTCATGCAGGCGTTTCTGGGGGCGTTCGTGTCCTTGCTTGTCGCATTATCGGATAAGACGATTAATGAGATTATGTTCTGGCTCATGGGCAGCCTATCCCTGCGCGGATGGGCATATACTGCAGTGCTCGGACCTTATTTGGCGATTGGCTTTATCATTGTAATGAGTTACGCAAGGACGATGAACATTCTCGCACTCGGAGAACGCGAGGCAGCGCATTTGGGAATTCGCGTGGATCGTACGAAAATGATCATCTTATTAACTGCGACCTTCATGACCGCTGCAGCCGTATCCGTATCGGGGGTGATCGGCTTCGTGGGCTTGATCGTTCCGCATATGATTCGATTGCTGGTCGGTTCGAACTATCGACTGATCGTTCCTCTATCCGCGATCGGCGGAGGAATCTATATGGTCATTGCAGATACCCTGGCCCGGTCCGTCCTAGCACCGACGGAAATTCCGCTCGGTGTGGTTACCGCATTTATCGGCGCGCCGTTCTTCGCCTATCTGCTGCACCGTAACAAAAAAACGCGAAGGGGTCGATTCTCATGA